The Campylobacter concisus genome has a window encoding:
- a CDS encoding cytochrome-c oxidase codes for MKILSLLTALLFGAVCGFANDGKVRSIDIYVTPYYSANAGKVEYVKVYDKIDELLKSGKEEDFKKAEKIVQDAPQMVSPITLFVLSARAYDLGLRDDAVFWFYAAKNRAILLRGVIDMEGEKFADVVAAIGAFMKLVGDVVNPYAFCDIKKQQEIADKALEWTKKNAYEAMFSPEFSSPHEDRKAALAKGIEKLEARNKKEKDYFLDKDNLANFKAMRKQNGTDEKFCF; via the coding sequence ATGAAAATTTTATCACTGCTTACGGCGCTACTTTTTGGAGCAGTATGTGGCTTTGCAAACGATGGCAAAGTAAGAAGTATCGACATCTACGTCACGCCTTACTACTCAGCAAACGCTGGCAAGGTGGAGTATGTCAAGGTCTATGACAAGATAGATGAGCTTTTAAAAAGTGGCAAAGAAGAGGACTTCAAAAAGGCTGAAAAGATCGTGCAAGACGCCCCACAAATGGTCTCTCCGATAACTCTTTTTGTTCTCTCAGCTCGCGCTTATGATCTTGGGCTTCGCGATGATGCGGTATTTTGGTTTTATGCGGCAAAAAACCGCGCGATCTTGCTAAGAGGCGTTATAGACATGGAGGGTGAGAAATTTGCTGACGTGGTGGCTGCGATAGGGGCGTTTATGAAGCTTGTTGGCGACGTGGTCAATCCTTATGCATTTTGCGATATCAAAAAGCAACAAGAGATCGCTGATAAAGCGCTTGAATGGACTAAGAAAAATGCCTATGAAGCGATGTTTTCGCCAGAATTTAGCTCGCCTCACGAAGATAGAAAAGCAGCCCTTGCAAAAGGCATAGAAAAGCTAGAAGCCCGCAATAAAAAAGAGAAAGATTACTTTTTAGATAAAGACAATCTTGCTAACTTTAAAGCTATGCGCAAGCAAAATGGCACTGATGAGAAATTTTGCTTTTAA